From the Melanotaenia boesemani isolate fMelBoe1 chromosome 9, fMelBoe1.pri, whole genome shotgun sequence genome, the window AATGCAAGTGGGTAGACCCTATCCATCCAGCTACTAGGGGAGAGGGCAGCTATACTCTAAAGTGGTCACCATTCCATCACAGAGGGAGAAGGGAACTTTACAACCCCCAATTAACCCAGGAATGCACAACCCAGTCTAGGTTCAAACCAGCGACTCCACCTATGAGAAAGCGCTAACCACtgcaccaccatgcagccacAAAGAAACAATGATCAGAAAATAAGCAGTTGATGAAATATAGTACATctgaaactgcaaaaaaaaaaaagttttttaaaactaaaaaacaatttatttgctGCATAGCTACCACCTCCAGAACATCCAGGGCCGTGTTTAAGATGACCATCTTTGACTATTTAATATGATGATCTCTGATCTAACCATCCCATTGTCTGACTGCTGCTGTagtgacaaagagaaaaaaagttttaaataaaattgttagGTGTTATCATACCAATTTCACAGTGGTATCCTGGAGTATTCTAAAAGTGAGAAGTTATTCCTTTGagatacataaaaacattaaaattacacATCAAAAATTACGAAGTACATAGTTGCCCGGAATGCCCTTTCATAGCCATGTCCACTCATGTTGTAGGAGAACATCCGGCTGTTGGTCATCATCCTGACAGAACTAACACAAGGCTCTCAAGGATGATGCTTTTTGGTTCTTTGTGGACAGCAGGCTTTGAATCACAGTGGCGCTAAGGGGGGTTCAGATCCCCTGAAAACACTCACCTGGGACACTAAGGGATCTCTGAAAATAATCCACTTTAAGGTTATAGTTTTGATAAGGTTCATAAGGTTTATAAGGTTCCTATTGTTTCTTAAATGCAAAGATTAGCAttagtgttgtgtgtttatacatttaatatataatattaattttatcCTTGCAGTTTCTTTTGTCACCATGGACAGtagctttgttagtttgttGTGTGTCATGAGCCACCCAGACACCACTtgatttgctgctttttgtagTTGTTAAACCCCAGTGCTCCGATAACCACGGGTACTGCAGTTGCCCTCACCTTCCAGGTTTTCTCCAGCTCCTTCTTatgtccttggtatttctccagtttctcgtgtTCCTTTTTATACAATATTGCTGTCGTTAGGGATGGCTATATCGATCACAGCTGCTTTCccttgctgcttatccatgtttacaatgtccggttggttggccattaccattttgttagtctgtatctggaagtccaaCAGGATCTTAGCTTtttcattctccaccaccttggaaGATGCTTCCtgttgtgacctaggggtctccagtacATATTCTGCAAAGAAGTTTATGTACACTATGCTGGTTACTTGGTTATTGGGTTCCATGTATTCTATTCCTACCAGTATCTTACagcctgctgtgaggtgctggattgttccaaaggcctctttgcacagcctgaacctgggatcctgcctggtgtggtagatgtGGGCCTtgattgctctggtgctcaaggttTGATCCTGTGCCACCATGATTAGCACCTTTGTGCTGttcttcagtccagccctctctagccattggtaggattagTTCATATCCCCCACTTCAGCTATCTGTTGGCGGTACATCCCATGCAAGGGTTTTTCTTCCAGTGATGGTTCCACCAACTCCTTCTGAACAGGCATCAAAACTAAATGAATACTTATGGAGGGTGCTCTGACAGTATAAGGGAGATTTTCAAAGCCTGTTCCTTTCAGATGCCATGTTTTGCCTTCAGTCATAGTATGTCTTGTCAAAATCTCACATGAAAAGCCAAGATAAATTACAGATTAAAATGTATGACCTCATCAGCCATAATTTAATCCTATATACTGTAGAGCCATTGTGGGGATCCATTTGGTTATAACTCTGTTAAACTGAAATTAACATCCATCTCCATCTACCAGTGTCCATCAGATGTTTATATCAAATTTCAGTGGGCAGAAAAAATGAGTGTGGGAAGCTGATTTGACATCATTTCTGAAAGGGAACATTTCTTGCATGGATACTTACGACATATGTTTCTGCACACCATGTGCAGTTACAGCTCTTACAACTGGatatttatgataaaaaaataatataaacagcaCAAACTGTTGTACTGTTCTCTGgactttcttttcttaattttatgGTGCTTTTTTATTGCCAGTGAGGTGAAGAATGTTGAAGCAGGAACTTTTTTCCCCACCTTCAGATATTTACCTTGTTGTGGGTGGAGCAACTTAAATGTCACATGCCAGCATTAGATATGGGATGCAAATTGTAATGATTCTGGTATGAAATTTGGCTGCATTTATTGTTcttttacaaatatattttgaACATAAAGATTAAAGAGAGTTTAATTTACACTGATATTAGTTAAAgttgatttttgtgtgtgtgtgtgtgtgtgtgtgtgtgtgtgtgtgtgtgtgtctctttctCTCAGTTTGTTGCTCAGCCCAACTGCCAGCAGCTGTTGGCATCTCGGTGGTACGATGAATTCCCAAGCTGGAGGAGGCGACACTGGGCAGGAAAGCTCATCACCTGTATCTTCATTGGTCTCCTTTTTCCACTGTTATCCATCTGCTACTTGATTATGCCAAAAACTCGTTATGGCCTGTTTATCCGTAAGCCCTTTGTCAAGTTCATCTGTCACACTGCTTCTTACCTGACCTTCCTTTTACTGCTCTTCTTGGCCTCACAACATATTGACTCTACTCACCCTGGCTGTCAAGCCCCGGACTTACAGCACCTTACAGCACACCCGGACTTACATGGCCCACCACCCACCACTGTGGAATGGATGATCCTCCCCTGGGTGATTGGTAACAATTCCCACAGACACAGCCTGTTGTTTACTCTCTCGTTAGCATACACTATGTACATCTGTGCTCTGCATAAAAGcacatatttaaatgaaaagtgaaactTTTGCGTATGAATATATGGATATATACGGTATGCTACGACAGGTGGCttctcatttaattatttaacatgGAACCTTACATGCGTGTTAATGTTACAGTGTCACATTGCTTTTGTTCTTTATCTCTCCAAGGCTTTATATGGACTGAGATCAAACAAATGTGGGATAGTGGTTTTGAGGACTATATGGATGACTGGTGGAACATAATGGACTTCATAATGAATTCCTTGTATCTTGCAACTATCTCTCTGAAGATTGTTGCATATGTAAAGGTAATGTATATCGAGACATTTGACTAGATATTTGACATTTAAGGTGTTGCAACTAATACAGAAATATCACATCAGTAACAGCACATTAGGATAATTAGGAACTTTTTGGAGAAACTACACTCATATGTACTATTTgttaattattcttattttgaACAGTACCATGGTTACAAATCCAGGGAGAGCTGGGGATCATGGCACCCAACTTTGGTGGCAGAGGCATTGTTTGCCATCGCCAACATCTTTAGCTCATTGCGCCTCATCAGTCTCTTCACTGCCAACTCCCACTTGGGTCCCTTACAGATTTCACTGGGCCGCATGCTTCTCGACATCCTCAAATTCCTCTTTATCTACTGTCTAGTGCTGTTAGCATTTGCTAATGGCCTCAATCAGCTCTACTATTACTATGCAACACCGGGTGAAAATAATTGCACGGGTATCCGCTGCAATATCCAAAACAACGCCTTTTCAACGCAAGTGAAAGTTTTTCGATTAGTTCTTGACAAATTTGTTCAACTAATAAGTCTTTTTAATCTACtaaatttatgcatttttgtttgcatttcagATTGTTCGAAACACTACAGTCATTATTCTGGTCTATATTTGGCCTGATTAACCTCTATGTGACCAATGTGAAACCTCATCATGAATTTACTGAGTTTGTAGGCTCTACTATGTTTGGCACCTATAATATCATCTCCCTGGTGGTGCTTCTAAACATGTTAATTGCAATGATGAACAACTCCTACCAGCACATCGCTGTGAGTGATGTGGACAATCCATTTCTATTAGAGTTTTGATTTGTAtagttcttttttaaattctttttttcaggGGGGTTATTGATACTGTACtaatcattgtttttgttttttcttttcaggatcATGCAGATATTGAATGGAAATTTGCAAGAACAAAATTATGGATGAGCTATTTCGAAGAAGGGGGAACTTTACCATCTCCATTTAATATAATACCAAGTCCAAAGTCAGTTTACTATCTGTTTGGATGGATAAAAACACATGTGTTTAAAagaccaaacaaaaaaacacttgaaaacTTCCAGACTTTGGGGGTACGCAGTTTCCAGCAATTTTCACTGATCTGTCTTCCCATTGCAGCATTTCATTAGTACTCAATGTCTCAGAGTGCTTTGCTCCAAAGAATTACATGTAAATTAGATTGGTTTTTCTCCTTAGAAATTGAATAGGCTATGTTAATGTGTGTCATAAGATTTTCTGCTGAGAAAGGGCAAGTCAAGAAAACAGTTACCATCCTGCTGTAGACATAAAGTCActtgtgttttttcctttaacTGTAGATACGTGCAGCAGAAAATGTCAGATTAAGCCACGAGTATCAGGTTTGTTATCAATAAAGTGCTAAAATGACATGTTCTGTTTTAACTTATTTAGATGTGTAACTCTGTACATTTGTCTTAAAATAATACAACTGTTTTGTTATAGGAGGTTTTAAAGAGCCTTGTGAAGCGGTATGTGGCTGCAATGATCAGAGATGCGAAGACAGAGGAGGGGTTGACGGAGGAAAATTTCAAGGTAGTGTGTAATGATGCAACATCTAAACCTATatgtaataatttaattttcttaccAATGTAATCCTTACTTATGTTTAATCTCTGATTTTCTATAATCATTAGGAACTTAAGCAAGATATCTCCAGCTTCCGCTATGAAGTTCTGGGTATGATGAAGGGTAAACCTTATTGTGGAGTAGCAAGTCAAGTCGCAAGC encodes:
- the trpc4b gene encoding short transient receptor potential channel 4b gives rise to the protein MSQLYYRKTANSSYRDRIPLRIVRAEAELSAMEKFYLGAVEKGDYASVKQALEEAEIYFRININCIDSLGRTALLIAIENENLEIIELLLSCNVYVGDALLHAIRKEVVGAVELLLNHKRPRGDKQIPPILLDKQFSDFTPDITPIILAAHTNNYEIIKLLLQHGVSIPQPHAVHCNCVECVSSTDVDGLRLSRSRLNIYKALSSPSLIALSSEDPFLTAFQLSWELKELSTVENEFKSEYEELSQMCKQFAKDLLDQTRSSKELEIILNYRDDINPLLDENTNDLARLKLAIKYCQKEFVAQPNCQQLLASRWYDEFPSWRRRHWAGKLITCIFIGLLFPLLSICYLIMPKTRYGLFIRKPFVKFICHTASYLTFLLLLFLASQHIDSTHPGCQAPDLQHLTAHPDLHGPPPTTVEWMILPWVIGFIWTEIKQMWDSGFEDYMDDWWNIMDFIMNSLYLATISLKIVAYVKYHGYKSRESWGSWHPTLVAEALFAIANIFSSLRLISLFTANSHLGPLQISLGRMLLDILKFLFIYCLVLLAFANGLNQLYYYYATPGENNCTGIRCNIQNNAFSTLFETLQSLFWSIFGLINLYVTNVKPHHEFTEFVGSTMFGTYNIISLVVLLNMLIAMMNNSYQHIADHADIEWKFARTKLWMSYFEEGGTLPSPFNIIPSPKSVYYLFGWIKTHVFKRPNKKTLENFQTLGIRAAENVRLSHEYQEVLKSLVKRYVAAMIRDAKTEEGLTEENFKELKQDISSFRYEVLGMMKGKPYCGVASQVASSTLAYPGNPFKYCPKVSADEPQEKLNKHHVITSTSTTTLQSEAAHTSSSICFDIPANGSYDSSTTENPPSKMSGALNAGSSKRQRKVTFQNYDEKYSFSEADMFESDGQNQDRPETNKINVEVSEKVQMDIKEMDLPCTLHSKEVNNGPKIYKN